A DNA window from Coffea arabica cultivar ET-39 chromosome 6c, Coffea Arabica ET-39 HiFi, whole genome shotgun sequence contains the following coding sequences:
- the LOC113693966 gene encoding protein SLE1 produces the protein MASSEEERAELNARARQGETVVPGGTGGKSLEAQEHLAEGRSRGGQTRREQLGTEGYQEMGSRGGRTRKEQLGREGYQEMGRKGGLSTIDKPGAERAAEEGAEIHDSKFRTSNR, from the exons ATGGCATCATCAGAAGAAGAGAGAGCTGAACTGAATGCCAGGGCTAGGCAGGGAGAAACTGTCGTCCCTGGTGGCACCGGTGGCAAGAGCCTCGAAGCCCAGGAGCACCTGGCTGAAG GGAGGAGCCGAGGAGGGCAGACTAGGAGGGAGCAGCTGGGAACGGAAGGGTATCAAGAAATGGGAAGCCGCGGAGGGCGGACTAGGAAAGAGCAGCTGGGACGAGAAGGGTATCAGGAGATGGGCCGAAAGGGTGGACTGAGTACCATCGACAAGCCTGGAGCTGAACGTGCAGCTGAAGAAGGCGCTGAGATACATGACTCCAAGTTCCGGACTTCTAACCGCTGA